One Macadamia integrifolia cultivar HAES 741 unplaced genomic scaffold, SCU_Mint_v3 scaffold3111, whole genome shotgun sequence DNA segment encodes these proteins:
- the LOC122067770 gene encoding probable beta-1,4-xylosyltransferase IRX9H isoform X1 — protein sequence MASIRRTLSPMPRAGAMHNGELYSVCSSPLSKSSSCNQDYPPLGGSLSSLSGSMDSYSVLYRLQAALLGIITRRFRTLERSKSKGQLWRRALFHFFICFLVGIFIGLTPLISTNISINLGSKHQAFSFEVLSPDGNAHQYDGTSKKGSLAEAQRSQDNASLETWSVKQEQLLGISNDNPVTQLPFQDSDLMDRKLLIIVTPTYTRLFQAYYLNRLAQTLRLVSSPLLWIVVEMFSQSAETADILRRTGVMYRHLACYKNLTSVRDRRVHQRNVALSHIETHRLYGIVYFADDDNMYSVNLFEQMREIRCPSLVWSGLLHLLHPFHLSYPSLMCPISVTQLLYRFISARRRLDSQVEKPMLQMIHFLHRLLSLVKLLLLRLMTYQLLKGKVHVLALKNLWLCILLITLFPCLIFPLPSMVLPCHFLLTSFPTPIMMP from the exons ATGGCTTCAATTAGAAGAACTTTGTCTCCAATGCCACGAGCTGGAGCCATGCACAATGGGGAGTTGTACTCAGTCTGTTCTTCTCCCTTGTCCAAGTCCTCCTCCTGTAATCAGGACTACCCACCATTGGGAGGATCTTTATCCTCCCTGTCTGGTTCAATGGATTCATATTCAGTTTTGTATAGACTTCAAGCTGCCCTTCTTGGTATTATAACTCGGAGATTTCGGACCTTAGAGAGGTCAAAATCAAAGGGGCAACTCTGGAGGAGagctttgtttcatttctttatttgctTTTTGGTTGGAATTTTCATTGGTTTGACCCCATTAATCTCCACAAACATCTCCATAAATCTTGGGTCCAAGCACCAAGCCTTCTCCTTTGAAGTCCTCTCTCCAGATGGAAATGCACACCAATATGATGGCACCTCAAAGAAGGGTTCTCTGGCTGAGGCTCAAAGATCCCAGGACAATGCCAGTTTAGAAACTTGGTCAGTGAAACAGGAACAGCTGCTTGGAATTTCTAATGATAACCCTGTAACCCAGTTGCCTTTTCAAGATTCAGATCTTATGGACAGGAAGCTTTTGATAATTGTGACACCGACTTATACTCGGCTATTTCAAGCATATTATTTGAATCGTCTAGCTCAGACCTTAAGACTGGTCTCTTCTCCTCTACTCTGGATAGTTGTGGAGATGTTCTCCCAATCTGCTGAGACAGCTGACATTTTGAGGAGAACAGGTGTTATGTACAGACATCTTGCATGCTACAAGAACCTAACCAGTGTAAGAGATAGACGTGTTCACCAAAGAAATGTGGCATTGTCTCACATTGAAACACATCGCCTCTATGGAATTGTCTACTTTGCGGATGATGATAACATGTATTCCGTCAATCTTTTTGAGCAAATGAGGGAGATCAG gtgtcccagtctggtatggagtggacttctccatctcctccacccattccaTCTCTCATACCCTTCCCTGATGTGCCCAATATCAGTGACTCAgctcctctacaggtttatcagcgcaagaagaaggttggacagCCAAGTGGAGAAACCAATGCTCCAGATGATTCACTTCCTCCACCGCCTCctttctctggtgaagctcctccttCTCCGcttgatgacttaccaattgctcaaaggaaaggtacacgttcttgcactaaaaaatctatggttgtgtatcctattgataactttgtttccttgtctcatcttccctctcccatccatggtcttgccttgTCACTTTCTACTAACCTCATTCCCTACGCCCATAATGATGCCCTAA
- the LOC122067770 gene encoding probable beta-1,4-xylosyltransferase IRX9H isoform X2 gives MASIRRTLSPMPRAGAMHNGELYSVCSSPLSKSSSCNQDYPPLGGSLSSLSGSMDSYSVLYRLQAALLGIITRRFRTLERSKSKGQLWRRALFHFFICFLVGIFIGLTPLISTNISINLGSKHQAFSFEVLSPDGNAHQYDGTSKKGSLAEAQRSQDNASLETWSVKQEQLLGISNDNPVTQLPFQDSDLMDRKLLIIVTPTYTRLFQAYYLNRLAQTLRLVSSPLLWIVVEMFSQSAETADILRRTGVMYRHLACYKNLTSVRDRRVHQRNVALSHIETHRLYGIVYFADDDNMYSVNLFEQMREIRSLLSFGSTIDRTSLSLLSSSSLLFSFLWFGYRSLGL, from the exons ATGGCTTCAATTAGAAGAACTTTGTCTCCAATGCCACGAGCTGGAGCCATGCACAATGGGGAGTTGTACTCAGTCTGTTCTTCTCCCTTGTCCAAGTCCTCCTCCTGTAATCAGGACTACCCACCATTGGGAGGATCTTTATCCTCCCTGTCTGGTTCAATGGATTCATATTCAGTTTTGTATAGACTTCAAGCTGCCCTTCTTGGTATTATAACTCGGAGATTTCGGACCTTAGAGAGGTCAAAATCAAAGGGGCAACTCTGGAGGAGagctttgtttcatttctttatttgctTTTTGGTTGGAATTTTCATTGGTTTGACCCCATTAATCTCCACAAACATCTCCATAAATCTTGGGTCCAAGCACCAAGCCTTCTCCTTTGAAGTCCTCTCTCCAGATGGAAATGCACACCAATATGATGGCACCTCAAAGAAGGGTTCTCTGGCTGAGGCTCAAAGATCCCAGGACAATGCCAGTTTAGAAACTTGGTCAGTGAAACAGGAACAGCTGCTTGGAATTTCTAATGATAACCCTGTAACCCAGTTGCCTTTTCAAGATTCAGATCTTATGGACAGGAAGCTTTTGATAATTGTGACACCGACTTATACTCGGCTATTTCAAGCATATTATTTGAATCGTCTAGCTCAGACCTTAAGACTGGTCTCTTCTCCTCTACTCTGGATAGTTGTGGAGATGTTCTCCCAATCTGCTGAGACAGCTGACATTTTGAGGAGAACAGGTGTTATGTACAGACATCTTGCATGCTACAAGAACCTAACCAGTGTAAGAGATAGACGTGTTCACCAAAGAAATGTGGCATTGTCTCACATTGAAACACATCGCCTCTATGGAATTGTCTACTTTGCGGATGATGATAACATGTATTCCGTCAATCTTTTTGAGCAAATGAGGGAGATCAG gtctctcctctcttttgggagtaCCATCgatcgcacctctctctctcttctctcctcttcttctcttcttttctcttttctttggtttggttACAGATCtttgggattgtaa